In Chloroflexota bacterium, one genomic interval encodes:
- a CDS encoding amino acid-binding protein, giving the protein MKMKQISAFLENEPGRLQALLKVLKSGNINIRALCVADHPDFGIVRFIVAEPEQAAQALRDAGFTVRLTNVLAVEIPDQAGSLLDHVAEPLARNNINLEYFYAFIEPVPGKAMVVVKTSDQNKAEQVLG; this is encoded by the coding sequence GTGAAAATGAAGCAGATTTCAGCCTTCTTAGAAAATGAGCCTGGCCGGCTCCAGGCCCTGCTAAAGGTACTTAAGTCGGGAAACATAAACATACGTGCCCTGTGTGTGGCTGATCATCCTGATTTCGGTATTGTACGTTTCATAGTCGCCGAACCGGAGCAGGCTGCTCAGGCTCTCCGCGACGCTGGCTTCACGGTAAGACTCACCAATGTTCTGGCAGTGGAGATTCCCGATCAGGCGGGCAGCCTGCTTGATCACGTCGCCGAGCCATTGGCCAGGAACAACATCAATCTGGAGTATTTCTATGCTTTCATAGAACCAGTTCCTGGAAAGGCTATGGTAGTAGTGAAAACGAGCGACCAGAATAAGGCTGAGCAGGTATTAGGGTAA